The region ACTAACAGAATATTTTGATGCCATAATTGATGGTAATAAGGTCAAAAATGCCAAACCCAATCCAGAGGTATTTTTGCTTGGGGCAGGTGAACTCAATATTAATCCAAAGAATTGCGTTGTTTTTGAGGATGCTAAATCTGGAATTGAAGCTGCAACTAATGCTGGAATGTATTCGATTGGTATAGGAGATAAAAAGATATTAGGTAAAGCTAATATTGTTGTTAAATCTTTACTTGATGTATCTCTTGAAACGTTTAACTACTTATAATGGTTATAAAATTTAGTGAAAGTAGGTGAATTAAATTGAAAAAATATTTTAAGTTAGATCCATGGAATATTATACAGGATAATTTTAATGATGAAGATAATAGAATTGCTGAGAGTATATTTAGTATTGGAAATGGATATATGGGTCAGCGAGCGAACTTTGAAGAAGATTATAGTGGAAATACTCTGCAAGGTAGCTATATGGCGGGAATATATTATCCTGATAAGACGAAAGTTGGATGGTGGAAAAATGGATATCCTAAATATTTTGCAAAAGTACTAAATTCTACAAACTGGATTGGAATAAAAGTTAAAATTGACGGAGAAAATTTTGATCTTTCAAAGTGTAAAGTTAAAGAATTTAAAAGAGTGCTTAATATGCATGATGGATATCTTTATAGGATAGTAACTGCTGAATTTCAAAATGGTAAGATAATAAAAATTGAAACTAAGAGGTTTGTAAGTATTGTTAATAAAGAAATAGGAGCATTAAAATATTCCATAACCCCAGTTAATTTTAGTGGTGAAGTTATTTTTGAGCCTTATCTTGATGGAGATATAAAAAATACGGATGCCAATTATGATGAAAAGTTTTGGGATGAAGTTTCAAAGAAGATAGATAGTGATAGAGGATACCTTTTGATAAAAACGAAAAAGTCAAATTTTTATCTTTGTTCTTCTATGAGATATGATATTATGAGGCAGGGTAAAAGGGACACTGTAGCTGCTGAGAATTTTGGAAGAGAAAAGTTTATTGGGAGTACAGTGAAATTAGAATTAGAGAAAAATGAAACAGTAACTTTAGTGAAATATGTTTCTAATGTTACATCGAGAGATTTTAAAGTAGATGATTTAATAAGTGCAGGAGAAAAGGTTCTTGAAGAGGCTTATGCAAAAGGTTTTGAAGTAATGGCTGATGAGCAAGCTGCAGCCTGGCATGAGAAATGGAGAGAAAGTGACATAATAATAGAAGGTGATGTAGCTGCTCAGCAGGCCATTAGGTTTAATATATTTCAGCTAAATCAAACGTATACAGGAGAAGATGATAGATTAAATATTGGACCTAAAGGTTTTACAGGTGAAAAATATGGTGGAAGTACTTATTGGGATACAGAGGCATATTGCTTACCTTTTTACTTGGCCACAGCAGACAAGAAAATTGCAAGAAATCTCTTGATTTATAGGTATAAACATCTTGAAAAGGCCAAGGAAAATGCTAGAAAACTTGGATTAAAAAAAGGTGCTCTTTATCCAATGGTAACAATGAACGGTGAGGAATGCCACAATGAATGGGAGATCACTTTTGAAGAAATCCATAGAAATGGTGCTATAGCATATGCAATATATAATTATGTGAATTATACAGGAGATAAAAGTTATTTAAGTGAGTATGGATTAGATGTATTAGTTGAAATATCTAGATTTTGGGAGGAACGAGTTAACTTTTCTCAGGATAAAAATAAGTATGTAATTTTAGGAGTAACAGGACCTAATGAGTATGAGAATAATGTGAATAATAATTGGTACACAAATAGGCTTGCAGTATGGACTTTAGAATATACTTTAAAAGTATTAGAAGCTTTGAAAAGTGAAGCAACCTCAGAATATAAAAAAGTGGTTAAAAGATTAAAAATTGAGGACAAAGAAATAAACAAATGGAATGATATTATAAATAATATGTATTATCCATTTGATAAAAAATTAAATATATTTTTGCAGCAAGATGGATATATGGATAAAGAACAGCTGTTAGTAAAGGATATAGATCCAAAAGAGCTGCCTATTAATCAGCATTGGTCATGGGATAGAATTTTAAGATCGTGTTTTATAAAACAAGCAGATGTACTTCAAGGTTTGTATTTCTTTCAGCACCTTTATGATAAGGATACGATAAGGAGAAATTTTGATTTCTATGAGCCTAGAACTGTACATGAATCCTCACTTTCTCCATGTATACATTCCATTTTGGCGGCTAAACTTGATAAGAAGGATAAGGCATATGAACTATATCTAAGAACTGCTAGGCTGGATTTAGACAATTATAATAATGACACAGATGATGGCTGCCACATTACAAGTATGGCTGGAACCTGGATGTCTGTGGTACAGGGTTTTGGAGGACTCCAAGTAAAGAATGATATGCTTTCACTTAATCCATTTTTACCAAGCACATGGAAACTCTTTTCATTTAAAGTCAGGTTTAGAGATACATTAATTAAAGTAACTGTAGATAGTGATGGAATAAAAATAGATAATGAAAGTAAAACTGAAATGAAAATATTAGTTAATGATAAAATATATGATATACATGCTTTAAAAAGTATTACCATATGATAATTGAATATAATATTGTATAGTATGTATTCAAGTTGATTATCCATGTAATGTAAAAAATTATTTTAAAAGTTTATTTGGCATAATAATATAAAAAACTGTTTCAAAAATTTAATTTTGAAACAGTTTTTTATATATTAAAGAGTTTTGTATGGTAGTGTCTATTATCTACTTACTTTTCCTGAGCCATCGCTGTTCATAAGATTTATAACTTCATCTGCTGTTGAAAGGTTAACATCACCATTCATACTGTATTTTAAACATGATCCTGCTGTTGCAAATTCTATTATTTCTTGATTTGAAAGTTTTGATGTTATTGCATATATAAGTGATGCAGCAAAAGCATCGCCGCCTCCTATATTGTCAACAACATGTATATCATATTTCTTTGAATTATAAAAATCTTTTCCATCATAAAGTACAGCTGTCCAATCTACATCTTCTGCTGTAAATCGGTTTCGTAATATAATTGTAGCATATTTAAGATTAAATTTTTCTACAAGTTTTTTTAGTAAATCATTGCAGTTTGCATTACTATTTTCACCTATTGCCATTTGAGCTTCTTCTATGCTTCCAAGAGCTACATCACAGTATTCTAAAAGTTCCCTTATTGCTTTGCTGAAAGTAGCAGCATCCCATAGAGTTTCTCTGTAATTTAAATCTACACTTATAGTTAATCCTTTTTTCTTAGCTGCTTTTACTGCATCTAAAGTTATTTTTGCACATTCCTCTGAAAGTGCTGGAGTTATTCCAGAGAAGTGGAACCAATCTGCTCCATCAAATATTTTATCCCAATCAAAATCTTCTCTTTTAGCCTGTGCTATTGCAGAATCTTTTCTGTCATAAACAAGTTTTGCTGGTCTTTGTGATTCTCCATTTTCACAGAAATAAAGGCCAATTCTGTTTCCGCCTTTTACTATATCATTTGTATTAACACCGTATTTTCTTAGTTCATTTATTGCACACTGTGCTATTGCGTTTTCTGGAAGCTTAGTTACATAGCTAACTTCCTTACCGAAATTGGCAAGTGAGACTGCTACGTTTGCTTCACTTCCACCATAAAATGCATTAAACTGTTTAGCTTGGACAAATCTATCATAACCTGCTGGTGAAAGCCTAAGCATTATTTCTCCCAAAGTTACTATTTTACCCATTAAAGTCACTCCTTCTAATATTATAAAAAAACATTTTTGCAAATAATGTAGTAAAAACTTTATACTGCAATTTGATTATATATTAAATGATTATAAAATTCAATATATTTTGTTAACCGGTTTACATACTTTGTTATCAATAAATATATATTTTTATTAATTTTAGAAATTAACTGGAAAGAAAAAACTTCTTAATACAATAGAGCCATACTTTATATAGTATGGCTCTATAATTGGTGTTTTGAGCAATTTTAAATTTAATAGATAATATGACCTTTTATTGGTGGTGATGATTACCTTATATCCTTTGATAAATTGCAGGCATCATTTTTAACTTGTTGAACCTCATTGTCAGGGGCATCTTTAGTTTGATACCAGCCTTTTTGTTTCATAGTATCGAAAATTTTATATTGCATTTCTTCGCTGCTTTTAAAATTATTAGCTAAAACATTTCTTAAATTCATACATGAAGATTCAGTGATTCCTGTGCTGTAAGATGATATTAGTTGTTTTTCAGAAGTTAATGCATCTTCTGCGAAATCTTTTTCAGTCATTGTTGACATCATTGTACTATTCATTCTAAATACCTCCGTATTATTAATTATTATTGATGTGAATCAAGATACGATTTTAAAGAATTAAAATTTTGCTTATGCACCTGACAGCCTTCATCAAAAAGTGTTTTTAAACTTGAATCTGAACACATACTTGAAAATTGATTGAACTTCTTATTTAGAAGTGCTTCGTGAGTTAAATTATCTTTTATTATTTTTAGATTGTTGCTTTCTATTTGTTTGTTTTGAGTACTTAACATAATAACAATCCTCCTAATTTTTTAATAATCCTACGACAATTATTATTAACATAGACAAATTAAATTATGTATAAATTATGTTAAGACAAAAAATAAAAGCTATGTTTTAAAAGAATGCTTATATAGGTTTATGCCATTAATGGACTCTAAGAATTGTTTATTTATAATTTGATACCCATTTAGATGCATCATCCTGATGCCTAAATGGCTTTGACTGTCCTAGTCAAAATTACGCAAACTATAAATGAACACTCCTAAGAGTCCATAAATGACAACACATTATATCAACATTTTTTTAAAAATAGCTAAGAAGACTAAAGGAAGCTATGTTTTAAATAAGTGTAAAAAACAACACTTATTTAAAACATAGCCAAAATAAAAAAAGCCGTCTTAAAATAAGACAGCAGCAGAAAAAATTAAGATGCTATGGTAGTTCCGTTTATTACTCTATAGTAATCATTTATATTTGCTAAATTTTTAACTTTGATGTGATCTGATATATATTTTCTATTATTGATATATAACAGTTCGGAAAACAAATTATAGAAAAATGTTGTGGGAACATTTCCTAATCCAGAGAAATCCAAAGTTATATTATCATTTCTACCGTCTAAAATGTCCTTCTTAAGCAAAACAGCATCCTGACACGAAAAATTAGTTCCTATTATACTCTTTACATTAATTACTTTTTCCATGGCTTTGACCCCCAATCAAAGATTAAAATAATTTTATCTTCTTTATAAAACTATTATATAACAGTTAAAACCACTTGTCAAACTTTTAACAAATAAATTTTTTGCATTAAAGTAATATCTTGATTTATTTTATTATATAGTCTAAAATTGCTATTAGAAAGTAAATATAGAGTAACTGTATTAAAGTTTAATTTATACATAATAATTAGAAGCAGAAAAGTTGTAATATATGTATATTAAGCTGTAAGACGGGGACACTATATGAAAAAATATGGAGGGTTGAAATATATGTCAGAGTGTTTTAATTTAGAATTAAAAAATACAAAACCTTATCTCATGGATTCAGAACTAGAAAATTTAAAATCTACGGTTGCAGCAGCCCACAAAAAAGTTCATGAAGGAACTGGTGCAGGAAATGACTTTTTAGGATGGGTAGATCTTCCCGTAAATTATGATAAAAAGGAATTCCAAAGAATAAAAAAATCAGCTGATAAAATAAGAAATGATTCAGATGTATTTGTTGTAATAGGTATAGGTGGATCATATTTAGGGGCAAGAGCAGCTATAGAAATGTTTTCACATTCATTTAGTGCAAGCGTTTCTAAAGAAAAAAGAAAGAGCCCTGAAATATTTTTCTGTGGAAACAATATAAGTTCAACTTATATGGCTGATTTACTTGATGCAGTAGAGGGCAAAGATATATCTGTAAATGTAATATCTAAGTCTGGAACTACAACTGAACCAGCAATAGCTTTTAGAATATTTAAAGAATTACTTGAAAAGAAATATGGAAAAGAGGAAGCTAAAAAAAGAATATTTGCTACAACAGATGCTAAAAAAGGTGCTTTAAAAACTTTAGCAGATAATGAAGGCTATGAAACTTTTGTAGTACCTGATGATGTAGGAGGAAGATATTCTGTTTTAACAGCAGTTGGACTTTTACCTATAGCAGTTGCAGGTGTAAATATAGATGAAATGATGGAAGGTGCTGCTAAAGCTAGAGAAGTGTATTCAGAACCTGATCTTGATAAAAATGAAGCATATCAGTATGCAGCAGCTAGAAATGCACTTTATAATAAGGGCAAAGCCATAGAAATGGTTGTAAATTTTGAACCTTGTCTTCATTATTTTGGAGAATGGTGGAAGCAATTATTTGGTGAAAGTGAAGGAAAAGATAATAAAGGATTATTCCCTGCAGCAGGAGATTTCTCAACTGATTTACATTCAATGGGACAATACATACAGCAGGGTAGAAGACATATAATTGAAACTTTCATAAATGTAGTAAAGCCTAGAAGAGAAATATCAATAAAGAAAGATGCTGAAAATCTTGATGGATTAAATTTCGTAGCAGATAAGACTATGGATTTTGTTAATAAACAGGCATTTTTGGGAACTGTTTTGGCACACCATGATGGCGGAATTCCAGTAATGGTTGTAAATGTTCCAGAACTTACTCCATATTACTTTGGATATATGGTTTATTTCTTTGAAAAGGCATGCAGCATAAGCGGATATATTTTAGGAGTTAATCCATTTAATCAACCAGGTGTTGAAAAATATAAGAAAAATATGTTTGCTTTACTTGGAAAACCTGGATATGAAAATATGACTGAAGAACTTAAAGCAAAGATAAAATAATATAATTGTAAAAGTGATGAAATTAACAAGCTTGTTAATTTCATCACTTTTATTTTAACTGTTTCTAATATATTACTTTGATTTAAAATATAGATTTAAGGTTAAAACTTTTATCTCTATATAAAATATTTACACTCAAGCCTTCAGCAGTATATTTTTCAGATACTTTTCCAAGATTTGAATTTCCAGCGGTATACTTATTAATACATACATCCCAGCTACTTTTAAGTGGTATTTCAATGGGGTTAATGTTTGCATTATAGATTATCATTATATCATTTAGATTGTCATTATTAGCATGATTTTTAAGTACATAGCCTACAGAATTTGGAGGCATATTGTTTAAAACCTGTATATGTTCTTTTAATTGATAGGTAGAAGTAAATCTAAGTGCGGGGTGTGATTTTCTAAAAGCTATAAGTCCTTTCACATAATTTACTAAACTTTCGTATTTATCACGTCTTTCCCAATCTATCCAGTTGATTTCTTTTGGTGCGTTAAAACTATTGCCAATAC is a window of Clostridium pasteurianum DNA encoding:
- a CDS encoding glycoside hydrolase family 65 protein, with protein sequence MKKYFKLDPWNIIQDNFNDEDNRIAESIFSIGNGYMGQRANFEEDYSGNTLQGSYMAGIYYPDKTKVGWWKNGYPKYFAKVLNSTNWIGIKVKIDGENFDLSKCKVKEFKRVLNMHDGYLYRIVTAEFQNGKIIKIETKRFVSIVNKEIGALKYSITPVNFSGEVIFEPYLDGDIKNTDANYDEKFWDEVSKKIDSDRGYLLIKTKKSNFYLCSSMRYDIMRQGKRDTVAAENFGREKFIGSTVKLELEKNETVTLVKYVSNVTSRDFKVDDLISAGEKVLEEAYAKGFEVMADEQAAAWHEKWRESDIIIEGDVAAQQAIRFNIFQLNQTYTGEDDRLNIGPKGFTGEKYGGSTYWDTEAYCLPFYLATADKKIARNLLIYRYKHLEKAKENARKLGLKKGALYPMVTMNGEECHNEWEITFEEIHRNGAIAYAIYNYVNYTGDKSYLSEYGLDVLVEISRFWEERVNFSQDKNKYVILGVTGPNEYENNVNNNWYTNRLAVWTLEYTLKVLEALKSEATSEYKKVVKRLKIEDKEINKWNDIINNMYYPFDKKLNIFLQQDGYMDKEQLLVKDIDPKELPINQHWSWDRILRSCFIKQADVLQGLYFFQHLYDKDTIRRNFDFYEPRTVHESSLSPCIHSILAAKLDKKDKAYELYLRTARLDLDNYNNDTDDGCHITSMAGTWMSVVQGFGGLQVKNDMLSLNPFLPSTWKLFSFKVRFRDTLIKVTVDSDGIKIDNESKTEMKILVNDKIYDIHALKSITI
- a CDS encoding sugar kinase, whose product is MGKIVTLGEIMLRLSPAGYDRFVQAKQFNAFYGGSEANVAVSLANFGKEVSYVTKLPENAIAQCAINELRKYGVNTNDIVKGGNRIGLYFCENGESQRPAKLVYDRKDSAIAQAKREDFDWDKIFDGADWFHFSGITPALSEECAKITLDAVKAAKKKGLTISVDLNYRETLWDAATFSKAIRELLEYCDVALGSIEEAQMAIGENSNANCNDLLKKLVEKFNLKYATIILRNRFTAEDVDWTAVLYDGKDFYNSKKYDIHVVDNIGGGDAFAASLIYAITSKLSNQEIIEFATAGSCLKYSMNGDVNLSTADEVINLMNSDGSGKVSR
- a CDS encoding spore coat protein → MNSTMMSTMTEKDFAEDALTSEKQLISSYSTGITESSCMNLRNVLANNFKSSEEMQYKIFDTMKQKGWYQTKDAPDNEVQQVKNDACNLSKDIR
- a CDS encoding STAS-like domain-containing protein, translated to MEKVINVKSIIGTNFSCQDAVLLKKDILDGRNDNITLDFSGLGNVPTTFFYNLFSELLYINNRKYISDHIKVKNLANINDYYRVINGTTIAS
- a CDS encoding glucose-6-phosphate isomerase; its protein translation is MSECFNLELKNTKPYLMDSELENLKSTVAAAHKKVHEGTGAGNDFLGWVDLPVNYDKKEFQRIKKSADKIRNDSDVFVVIGIGGSYLGARAAIEMFSHSFSASVSKEKRKSPEIFFCGNNISSTYMADLLDAVEGKDISVNVISKSGTTTEPAIAFRIFKELLEKKYGKEEAKKRIFATTDAKKGALKTLADNEGYETFVVPDDVGGRYSVLTAVGLLPIAVAGVNIDEMMEGAAKAREVYSEPDLDKNEAYQYAAARNALYNKGKAIEMVVNFEPCLHYFGEWWKQLFGESEGKDNKGLFPAAGDFSTDLHSMGQYIQQGRRHIIETFINVVKPRREISIKKDAENLDGLNFVADKTMDFVNKQAFLGTVLAHHDGGIPVMVVNVPELTPYYFGYMVYFFEKACSISGYILGVNPFNQPGVEKYKKNMFALLGKPGYENMTEELKAKIK